Proteins from a single region of Macrobrachium nipponense isolate FS-2020 chromosome 11, ASM1510439v2, whole genome shotgun sequence:
- the LOC135209145 gene encoding disheveled-associated activator of morphogenesis 1-A-like, which produces MEMYSIWQSLGSVQHARHMRNDLSLDLHETKFFRKTDRRREEVKGEERVSQDDEKEEVDEVILEAQKDTGNSIFYKWVERLVKQAGCRVLHLFAGLLLEPASFSTNGFVVEDNQPPLPFSSSSPPPPPPPPPPPPPPLFRRRASHVSQRGLILPFIWDHLET; this is translated from the exons atgGAGATGTATTCCATCTGGCAGAGTTTAGGAAGTGTGCAACATGCCAGGCACATGAGAAATGATCTCTCCCTAGACTTGCATGAGACCAAGTTTTTCCGGAAGACGgacagaagaagagaggaagtgaAAGGAGAAGAAAGGGTCAGCCAAGACGATGAAAAGGAAGAG GTAGATGAAGTGATTCTGGAAGCACAGAAGGATACAGGGAATTCCATTTTCTACAAATGGGTTGAAAGATTGGTCAAACAGGCTGGTTGTCGCGTTCTTCACTTGTTTGCAGG GCTCCTTCTTGAGCCCGCCAGCTTCAGCACCAACGGCTTCGTGGTGGAGGATAACCAACCACctctccctttctcctcctcctctcctcctcctcctcctcctcctcctcctcctcctcctcctcctctcttcaggAGGAGGGCGTCCCACGTTTCGCAGAGGGGGCTAATATTACCTTTCATCTGGGATCATCTGGAGACTTAA